One genomic region from Amycolatopsis sp. FBCC-B4732 encodes:
- a CDS encoding TetR/AcrR family transcriptional regulator, with the protein MSTEDLTARARIRDAAIRLFTERGMEKTSILDIAEEAGVSGGLIRHHFGSKDGLREACDAHVFDELVKFKEEVLAKGAANPGFLPTFDARQLLFRRYMGRAMIDGSEAAAAQFVEIVDGTESYFREQGMDMPDPRGVAAALAAMTGGLMILQDHVARALGEEPGTNEAMLRMSAAAGHLFLNPLATTEVLEKAREALAAYRRKE; encoded by the coding sequence ATGAGCACCGAAGACCTCACCGCGCGGGCCCGGATCCGCGACGCCGCCATCCGGCTGTTCACCGAACGCGGCATGGAGAAGACGTCGATCCTGGACATCGCCGAGGAAGCCGGGGTGTCGGGCGGGCTCATCCGCCACCACTTCGGCTCGAAGGACGGGCTGCGCGAGGCGTGCGACGCGCACGTCTTCGACGAGCTGGTGAAGTTCAAGGAGGAAGTGCTGGCGAAGGGGGCCGCGAACCCGGGGTTCCTCCCGACGTTCGACGCCCGCCAGCTGCTGTTCCGGCGGTACATGGGCCGCGCGATGATCGACGGCTCCGAAGCCGCGGCCGCGCAGTTCGTCGAGATCGTCGACGGCACCGAGAGCTACTTCCGCGAGCAGGGCATGGACATGCCCGACCCGCGGGGTGTCGCCGCCGCCCTCGCCGCGATGACCGGCGGGCTGATGATCCTGCAGGACCACGTCGCCCGCGCGCTCGGCGAGGAACCGGGCACGAACGAGGCGATGCTGCGGATGTCGGCCGCCGCCGGCCACCTGTTCCTGAACCCGCTCGCCACCACCGAAGTCCTCGAAAAGGCCCGCGAAGCGCTGGCCGCGTACCGGAGGAAGGAATGA
- a CDS encoding ABC transporter ATP-binding protein, with protein sequence MAEAITADGLTKAFGTAKALDGLDLTVHTGEVHGFLGPNGAGKTTTIRVLLGLMRADGGRATLLGGDPWTDATRLHRRLAYVPGDVTLWPNLTGGEVIDLLGRLRGGLDVKRRAELVERFDLDPRKKGRTYSKGNRQKVALVAALASDVELLVFDEPTSGLDPLMEEVFRQVVEEERGRGDRTVLLSSHILSEVEALCDRVTIIRAGRTVESGTLDELRHLGRITIDASLVRVPADLGSLPGVHDLSSYGSHVHLSVDQAALDDVMRHLAGAGLRNLVSRPPTLEELFLRHYEPVGAAR encoded by the coding sequence ATGGCCGAAGCGATCACCGCCGATGGCCTCACCAAGGCGTTCGGCACGGCGAAAGCCCTCGACGGGCTCGACCTGACCGTGCACACCGGCGAGGTGCACGGCTTCCTCGGACCCAACGGCGCGGGCAAGACCACCACGATCCGCGTCCTGCTGGGGCTGATGCGGGCCGACGGCGGCCGCGCCACCCTGCTCGGCGGCGACCCCTGGACGGACGCGACGCGGCTGCACCGGCGGCTCGCGTACGTCCCCGGTGACGTCACGCTGTGGCCCAACCTCACCGGCGGCGAGGTCATCGACCTGCTCGGCCGGCTGCGCGGCGGGCTCGACGTCAAGCGGCGCGCGGAACTCGTCGAGCGGTTCGACCTCGACCCGCGCAAGAAGGGCCGGACGTACTCGAAGGGCAACCGGCAGAAGGTCGCGCTCGTCGCGGCGCTGGCGTCCGATGTGGAGCTGCTGGTGTTCGACGAGCCGACGTCCGGGCTCGACCCGCTGATGGAAGAGGTCTTCCGGCAGGTCGTCGAGGAGGAGCGCGGACGCGGCGACCGGACGGTGCTGCTCTCGTCGCACATCCTGTCCGAGGTCGAGGCGCTGTGCGACCGCGTCACGATCATCCGCGCCGGCCGCACCGTCGAGTCGGGGACCCTGGACGAGCTGCGGCACCTGGGCCGGATCACGATCGACGCGTCGCTCGTGCGCGTGCCGGCGGACCTCGGGTCGCTGCCGGGGGTGCACGACCTGAGCTCGTACGGCTCGCACGTCCACCTCTCGGTCGACCAGGCGGCGCTGGACGACGTCATGCGGCACCTGGCCGGGGCCGGGCTGCGGAACCTCGTCAGCCGCCCGCCGACGCTCGAGGAGCTGTTCCTGCGCCACTACGAGCCGGTCGGAGCGGCGCGATGA